The genomic DNA TGTGCCTACAAAAAATATTATCCCTACGATGAACAAAAGGGTGATGATGACAGCCTCTTTCCACAGGACTATCTGTCCAAAAACTGTAGGTTGATGCTCCTCTCAGGTACCAGGACAGTCCGGGTCATGGGTCTGATTGGGGCCGCACCTGGCTCAGGCTGCACCTCAAAATGTATCAGGATCTGGAAAGGGAAGAAGGTGAGCACTACTGTGAAAGATATCTATAGTGGGGGGATTGATTGGTAAAGGGCATGCATTATTAGTGTTAGAATGGTCAATGATTGGGTGGCACCTGTGGCCAGTAGGGGACTCCTTGGTTAATAAGGATGAGGGATTGTGGAAGGGAAAAAATAGTTTGAATACCCTCACTTACACTCCAGGCCTATAATGGGCTTATCATATTTTAGAATATTCATTCTACCAGGTCTTACATGATTTCCTATGTTTGTCAGGGGAAAGATCTCACAACTTTAGAGGGTTAGggtctctccagcctggggaaggTATAAAATCTAGAGCACTTACCTGGGCCAAAGCCATTTGCAATTCAAGCTCTGCCAGGCGTCTCCCCATGCAGCTGCGCTTGCCAAAGCCAAAGGGAAGAGATGCAAATGGGTGGGGGGTGGGACCCTCCCCCAGCCAGCGAGCTGGATGAAAAGAATTTGGCTCTGGGAACTGGGCAGGGTCCCTTGAAGTGGCATAGTGACACAGAGTGACCAGCGTCTGgtgggaagaaaaacaaacttgTCAGTTTGTGCTCAGAATGGGGGCAGGCATGAATAGGATATTCAGACAGGGACAAAGGCAGGTCCTGGTGGGTGATGGGGAAGTTTTCTGGGGCTACTTTTGGAAGGATCTCTCCACTGTCCCATTATATCCCAGAAAGGCATATCCTAGAGAGGGGTCAAGGGGAGTGTTTGAAGGGCTTTTAGGAGAGTGCTTGAGAACAGGGCTGGGGCCTAAGATAGTGAGGAATGGCTCAGTAGAAAGGGTGCATAGGCTCTACTCACATTTTTGGGGATAATATAATCACCCACATGAATGTCTTTGTCTGGGACACGAGAATTTCCAGGTACCACAGGGTACAGTCTAGGTTGCAAAGCACAAAATGGAGACAGCAAGGTGAGGCTAGGGGCTGCAGCCTTCTTCTCATTGTTTCCAACTTCCAAACCCTTTTTGACCAGTAGCAGAGTGCCATTTTTCTCTGCTATCTCCCTGCTTCCATCCACTATTTGCTTCCGCAGCCTTCCTTGGCATTTCCTCTtgttcctcctctcctttcccctcacCTTAGCACTTCCTTGACCACTGCCTTCAGCAGGGGCAGCTGGGACAGAACAGTGGCTGGGGGGTGGGCACTGGAGCCAGGGCCCAGGGCAGCTGTGATCTCGGAGTGGAGTGCTGTCTGGACTTCAGGGTGCCGGGAGAGCTCATACAGAGCCCAGGAGAGCGTGTTGGACACCTGAGAAACGTGAAAGCAAGAGAGGTGTTGGGTGTGGGAACCCAGCAGAGGGTGCAGATTATGGAACAGTCTGGAGCTACGGGGTGTTAAGCCAAGCTGGTCTACGTGGCCATAACGGACCCCCTGCAACAGAAAAATGGTCCCGGAGTCTGGGGAGGCTAAGCCCTGGAACAGACTCACAGCACGGAGGGAGAACCTAACCGTGTCCACTCCCGCCAGTAGCAACTCTGTCACATTCCCCAGGATGGACTGGGCAGGCAACTCTTCCTGGAACAGAAAGTGGGTCAGGTGCGCCCCAGATTCCAGGTCCTCATCGGGCTGTCCTCGGTTCCTCatggctgcctcggcctctcgcCGCTCCACGTGCCTCTGAGCTGCGTAGGTAGAAGGCACGTGAATACCTCGCTACCCCTCGACCGCTTTACATTCCCCCATTCTCACCTCGTCCTGTGCCTTACCAAATGCAAACATCTGGTCCCAGTCTCGGCAGAGGCGGCCCCAGGGCCCAGGCACGAGGCGGCGCAGCCACTGGGGCATCGCCATGGTCAACAGCGTGGACACAAACACCGAGCCCACCGCGCGGATGAAGGTCTCCGTGTCAGGCGGCACTTGAGCCTCCAGGCAGCCCAAGCGTGAGCCAAACAGAACAGCGGCGATGCCTTGTCGGGAGGGGGCGCCGTCAGGGCTCAAGGAGGCTCCGGTAGGGCGCCCTCGACGCCTGCCCAGCTCTGTCCTGGGACTCACCTTCCAGTCCGAACTTGTAAAATTCCCCCGCTACATCCCGAACCAGGGCAGGCGGCCCCGTGCCACGTCCGCGCTGGCACCTCAGACGCCGCACAAGGTCGCGGACTACGTTGTCCAGAGTTCTGGTGTAGCGGGCGGCCGCTTGAGGCCGGAGGAGGAGTGGGGCCAGGAGACTGCGGAGCCTTTGCCATTCTTCGCCTTCCCTGCAGGGTTGAGGAGAGAGTGCGCATCGGGGAGGTGGGGACGGCTCGACGGGACTGGTTGTAGTGAAGAAGCGCATTCGGCTGTGGTGGCCAGGAAAGGGATTGCGTCTGCCCCCTTGGGGTACAGAAACCTACACCGGCCTGCGCCTGTCTTCCAACCCCCTTCCTCTTTACTCATTTCCTGCCCGCAGGGGCTGGGGTTCCCGGGTAACTTGAATCACAGAACCTTACATTCATTCCATCCAGATCCTGGTACCCTAACCCAATTCCTCTGGCTCCCCCAGTTCCCAGGATTCTGGTCTCAAATGATAAGGAGGTAGGCGGGGAGTGAGGTTGGGGCTCAACCCGAGTGTGGGTGAAGTAGACTGGGATGGGAACCCCAAGATGACCAAAGATAGAGTAGGACAGCcaacctcccaccatgcccctaAATCCGATAGTTTCGGGACCCGCAGCAGGAGAGGGCCGCTGCAGGGTGTTTGGCTTTCTGGGGGCAGAGAAGACTCACGCGGTGAGAAGTCCGCAAGCCcgctggcggcggcggcggtgctCAGTCCAGGGCGAGAAGCTGCAGCGCTCGGGCCGGGGTCCCTCCTGTCGCAGCAGCTCCTCGACGAGGGCAGGAGCAGCCACGTACACGGTG from Papio anubis isolate 15944 chromosome 9, Panubis1.0, whole genome shotgun sequence includes the following:
- the LOC101009903 gene encoding 25-hydroxyvitamin D-1 alpha hydroxylase, mitochondrial isoform X1, whose translation is MTQTLKYASRVFHRVRWAPELGASLGYREYDSARRSLADIPGPSTPSFLAELFCKGGLSRLHELQVQGAARFGPVWLASFGTVRTVYVAAPALVEELLRQEGPRPERCSFSPWTEHRRRRQRACGLLTAEGEEWQRLRSLLAPLLLRPQAAARYTRTLDNVVRDLVRRLRCQRGRGTGPPALVRDVAGEFYKFGLEGIAAVLFGSRLGCLEAQVPPDTETFIRAVGSVFVSTLLTMAMPQWLRRLVPGPWGRLCRDWDQMFAFAQRHVERREAEAAMRNRGQPDEDLESGAHLTHFLFQEELPAQSILGNVTELLLAGVDTVRFSLRAVSLFQGLASPDSGTIFLLQGVRYGHVDQLGLTPRSSRLFHNLHPLLGSHTQHLSCFHVSQVSNTLSWALYELSRHPEVQTALHSEITAALGPGSSAHPPATVLSQLPLLKAVVKEVLRLYPVVPGNSRVPDKDIHVGDYIIPKNTLVTLCHYATSRDPAQFPEPNSFHPARWLGEGPTPHPFASLPFGFGKRSCMGRRLAELELQMALAQILIHFEVQPEPGAAPIRPMTRTVLVPERSINLQFLDR
- the LOC101009903 gene encoding 25-hydroxyvitamin D-1 alpha hydroxylase, mitochondrial isoform X2; amino-acid sequence: MTQTLKYASRVFHRVRWAPELGASLGYREYDSARRSLADIPGPSTPSFLAELFCKGGLSRLHELQVQGAARFGPVWLASFGTVRTVYVAAPALVEELLRQEGPRPERCSFSPWTEHRRRRQRACGLLTAEGEEWQRLRSLLAPLLLRPQAAARYTRTLDNVVRDLVRRLRCQRGRGTGPPALVRDVAGEFYKFGLEGIAAVLFGSRLGCLEAQVPPDTETFIRAVGSVFVSTLLTMAMPQWLRRLVPGPWGRLCRDWDQMFAFAQRHVERREAEAAMRNRGQPDEDLESGAHLTHFLFQEELPAQSILGNVTELLLAGVDTVSNTLSWALYELSRHPEVQTALHSEITAALGPGSSAHPPATVLSQLPLLKAVVKEVLRLYPVVPGNSRVPDKDIHVGDYIIPKNTLVTLCHYATSRDPAQFPEPNSFHPARWLGEGPTPHPFASLPFGFGKRSCMGRRLAELELQMALAQILIHFEVQPEPGAAPIRPMTRTVLVPERSINLQFLDR